Proteins encoded in a region of the Benincasa hispida cultivar B227 chromosome 2, ASM972705v1, whole genome shotgun sequence genome:
- the LOC120071516 gene encoding protein NUCLEAR FUSION DEFECTIVE 4-like → MELESETSRLNNKWVSTVASVWIQCTSGSLYTFSIYSQILKSTQEYDQSTLDIVSVFKDIGVNCGVLAGFLYYYATADGNRCGPWIVHLAGAIQCFLGYFFIWAAVSGVFPRPSVPAMCLFMLVAAHAQSFFNTANVVTGVRNFPSYSGTIVGIMKGFLGLSGAILIQVYETIFNGQPTSFLLMLALLPTFNSLLCMSFVRIHHADDGIEKEHLNTLSIITLLVATYLMIKIVLEHIFTFQFSLHVATFVLLLMLLASPLYIAIRAQQRESKRILHPCFTESDQLIGCSNQETLDFDHEQRRESEESLNLVQALYTIDFWILFFATACGMGTGLATVNNISQIGLSLGYTNLEINTLVSLWSIWNFFGRFGAGYVSDYFLHSYGWARPLFMFITLTTMSIGHVVIASGLPGALFAGSVVVGVCYGSQWSLMPTITSEIFGVVHMGTIFNAITVASPVGSYLFSVRVVGYIYDKEASGEGDTCTGTYCFMLSFFIMASATLLGSLAALGLFFWRRSFYDQVVIRRLQHPSNG, encoded by the exons ATGGAATTGGAATCAGAAACTTCCAGATTAAACAACAAATGGGTTTCAACAGTTGCTAGCGTATGGATTCAATGCACCAGCGGATCTCTTTACACTTTCTCCATCTACTCTCAAATCCTCAAGTCAACTCAGGAATACGATCAATCCACTTTGGATATTGTTTCTGTTTTCAAAGACATCGGTGTCAATTGTGGCGTCCTTGCGGGCTTTCTCTACTACTATGCCACCGCTGACGGTAATCGTTGTGGGCCGTGGATTGTTCACTTGGCCGGTGCAATTCAGTGCTTCTTGGGGTACTTCTTTATCTGGGCGGCCGTTTCTGGGGTCTTTCCTCGGCCGTCGGTTCCCGCTATGTGCCTTTTCATGTTGGTGGCTGCTCATGCTCAGAGCTTCTTCAACACTGCTAACGTTGTCACTGGCGTTCGGAATTTCCCCAGTTATAGTGGGACGATTGTTGGAATCATGAAG GGGTTTCTTGGTTTGAGTGGAGCAATATTGATTCAAGTATACGAGACAATATTTAATGGACAACCAACTTCCTTTCTTTTGATGCTGGCGCTGCTACCAACTTTTAATTCCTTATTGTGTATGTCGTTCGTGAGAATCCACCATGCAGATGATGGGATTGAAAAAGAGCATCTGAATACCCTATCCATAATTACTCTGCTCGTTGCTACTTACCTTATGATCAAGATAGTTCTAGAGCATATTTTCACCTTCCAATTCTCTCTACATGTTGCTACATTTGTTCTACTTTTGATGTTGCTTGCATCTCCTCTATATATTGCAATTAGAGCCCAACAGAGAGAGTCCAAAAGGATTTTGCACCCTTGTTTCACTGAGAGCGACCAGCTGATTGGTTGCTCCAATCAAGAGACTTTGGATTTTGACCATGAACAGAGAAGGGAATCTGAAGAAAGCCTGAACCTCGTTCAAGCTTTATACACAATAGACTTCTGGATATTGTTTTTTGCGACTGCTTGTGGCATGGGAACAGGATTAGCTACAGTGAATAATATCAGCCAAATAGGGTTATCTCTTGGTTACACAAACTTGGAGATAAATACTTTGGTTTCCTTGTGGAGCATTTGGAATTTTTTTGGTCGTTTTGGAGCTGGGTATGTGTCGGATTATTTTCTGCATTCCTACGGATGGGCTAGGCCATTGTTCATGTTCATCACTCTGACAACCATGAGCATTGGACATGTAGTGATTGCCTCTGGCCTGCCTGGTGCTCTTTTTGCTGGTTCGGTAGTAGTGGGTGTTTGTTACGGGTCTCAGTGGTCACTAATGCCAACAATTACTTCTGAAATATTTGGTGTTGTACACATGGGTACTATATTCAATGCCATAACAGTAGCAAGCCCTGTTGGATCTTATTTATTTTCCGTAAGAGTTGTTGGGTATATATATGACAAGGAAGCATCAGGTGAAGGAGATACTTGTACTGGAACTTACTGCTTCAtgttatcattttttattatggCTTCTGCCACTCTCCTGGGCTCTTTAGCAGCCCTTGGCTTATTTTTCTGGAGAAGAAGTTTTTACGATCAAGTTGTTATCAGAAGGCTGCAACACCCATCAAATGGATAA